A single region of the Pyricularia oryzae 70-15 chromosome 4, whole genome shotgun sequence genome encodes:
- a CDS encoding aflatoxin B1 aldehyde reductase member 3, which produces MATNGISIVFGGGSFWRGTVDEISSWLDVLEKAGIKKIDTAEVYGQSQYLLGKAGAPSRFIIDSKAVSGMGPNPSTAEVILEAGRKSLELLGTDSLDVYYLHSPDTRVPWKDTLTGLNELYKQGAFKRLGLSNFTAKQIDEFVQVAKENNFVVPSVYQGHYSPVARKIEDDVIPTLRRHNMSLYSYSPSAGGFLTRPKEALLEGRLGKKDEFGAVSNALYNKPSFIAALDTWARIARDEGVELGELAYRWVVYHSQLRAASGDAIIAGASKQHQLVEAVEWMKKGPLSDAAAQRVDAMWDDVRAEAATHNMPDGMKPSEIVPELAGKSAAESL; this is translated from the exons ATGGCGACCAACGGGATCAGCATTGTCTTTGGCGGTGGTTCCTTTTGGCGAGGCACCGTCGACGAAATCAGCTCGTGGCTGGATGTGCTCGAAAAGGCGGGCATCAAGAAAATCGACACGGCCGAAGTCTATGGCCAATCGCAGTACCTGCTAGGAAAGGCTGGCGCCCCTTCGAGGTTCATCATTGACAGCAAAGCCGTCAGCGGTATGGGTCCGAACCCTTCAACCGCCGAGGTTATACTTGAAGCCGGAAGGAAGAGTTTGGAGCTTTTGGGGACGGATAGT CTTGACGTGTATTACCTTCACTCTCCGGACACGAGGGTCCCCTGGAAAGACACTCTGACCGGCCTCAACGAACTCTACAAACAAGGCGCATTCAAACGTCTCGGTCTGTCCAACTTCACCGCCAAACAGATCGACGAATTCGTGCAGGTGGCCAAGGAGAACAACTTTGTGGTTCCCTCCGTCTACCAGGGCCACTACTCGCCCGTCGCGCGAAAGATCGAAGACGACGTCATCCCGACGCTGCGCAGGCACAACATGTCCCTGTACTCGTACAGCCCCAGCGCGGGCGGGTTCCTGACGCGGCCCAAGGAGGCGCTGCTGGAGGGCCGCCTCGGCAAGAAGGACGAGTTCGGCGCGGTCTCCAACGCGCTGTACAACAAGCCCAGCTTCATCGCGGCGCTCGACACCTGGGCGCGGATCGCCCGCGACGAGGGCGTCGAGCTGGGCGAGCTGGCCTACCGCTGGGTCGTCTACCACTCGCAGCTGCGGGCCGCGTCGGGCGACGCCATCATCGCGGGCGCGAGCAAGCAGCACCAGCTGGTCGAGGCCGTCGAGTGGATGAAGAAGGGGCCCCTGAGCGACGCGGCGGCCCAGAGGGTGGACGCCATGTGGGACGACGTCAGGGCCGAGGCTGCGACGCATAATATGCCCGATGGCATGAAGCCGAGCGAGATTGTGCCGGAGCTTGCGGGAAAGAGTGCCGCCGAATCTTTGTAA
- a CDS encoding oxidoreductase produces the protein MSQMKVLINGCGVGGPSLAYWLAKIGAQVTVTERTADLRATGQQLDIRGQAIPLLDKMGIKEAVRSVLVKEPGMQIVNEKNKTMAFFPVSSDSKAFSSEYEIMRGDLVNILYNATKDDKNVRYEFDNSIESFTQDDIADPAGKVHVTFANGRREDFDMVVGADGVYSQTRKIMMGPKFPESLVSQKTHFAYYSIPPKPDDTRRCTFCLFPNKKCLIMRKDREEVTRALAMVHGDYPALNEAYRTGDKAALQSAWAEVLRGLGWQAERFRDALLHSREAADLYAGAVNFVKLPPGGWSQGRVTLLGDAAYASTLNGKGTTAAMAAGYVLAGEVAALLAKGEPVGRAVLEGVANYETTFRPLAEAAQDTGNADLGAPLPQSAWGVSMVQWAARAAAALRLHTFSLGFVTGDVLDKYAMPTYPALEASCGDLLRSSAR, from the coding sequence ATGTCGCAGATGAAAGTTTTAATCAACGGCTGCGGCGTGGGTGGGCCGTCTCTTGCCTACTGGCTCGCTAAAATCGGAGCGCAGGTCACCGTCACGGAACGGACCGCAGACCTACGCGCCACCGGACAGCAACTCGACATTCGAGGCCAAGCCATTCCGCTTTTGGACAAGATGGGCATCAAAGAGGCCGTGAGGTCGGTCCTCGTCAAGGAGCCGGGGATGCAGATCGTCAACGAGAAGAACAAGACAATGGCCTTTTTCCCAGTCAGCTCCGACTCCAAGGCGTTCTCGTCCGAGTATGAGATCATGCGGGGCGACCTGGTCAACATCCTGTACAACGCCACCAAGGACGACAAGAACGTCCGGTACGAGTTTGACAACTCCATCGAGAGCTTTACGCAAGACGACATTGCCGACCCTGCCGGCAAGGTCCACGTCACCTTTGCAAATGGCCGCAGGGAAGACTTTGACATGgtcgtcggcgccgacggtGTATATTCGCAAACGCGCAAGATCATGATGGGCCCCAAGTTTCCAGAGTCGCTCGTGTCGCAAAAGACGCACTTTGCGTACTACAGCatcccgcccaagcccgacgACACGCGCCGCTGCACCTTTTGCCTGTTCCCCAACAAGAAGTGCCTGATCATGCGCAAGGACCGCGAGGAGGTGACCAGGGCGCTGGCCATGGTGCACGGCGACTACCCCGCCCTGAACGAGGCCTACCGGACCGGCGACAAGGCGGCCCTCCAGAGCGCCTGGGCCGAGGTGCTGCGCGGGCTGGGCTGGCAGGCCGAGAGGTTCCGCGACGCGCTGCTGCACAGCCGCGAGGCCGCGGACCTGTACGCGGGCGCCGTCAACTTTGTCAAGCTGCCCCCCGGCGGCTGGTCGCAGGGCCGCGTGACGCTGCTGGGCGACGCCGCGTACGCGTCCACCCTCAACGGCAAGGGCACCACGGCCGCCATGGCCGCGGGCTACGTGCTCGCGGGCGAGGTGGCCGCGCTGCTGGCCAAGGGGGAGCCGGTGGGCCGGGCGGTGCTCGAGGGGGTGGCCAACTACGAAACGACGTTCCGGCCCCTCGCCGAAGCGGCCCAGGACACGGGCAATGCGGACCTGGGCGCCCCGCTGCCGCAGAGCGCCTGGGGTGTGTCCATGGTGCAGtgggccgcgcgcgcggcggccgCGTTGCGTCTTCACACCTTTAGCTTGGGCTTCGTCACGGGTGACGTGCTCGACAAGTATGCAATGCCGACATATCCCGCTTTAGAGGCTTCTTGTGGCGATTTGCTTCGGAGCTCGGCGCGGTGA